In Rattus norvegicus strain BN/NHsdMcwi chromosome 3, GRCr8, whole genome shotgun sequence, a genomic segment contains:
- the Ctnnd1 gene encoding catenin delta-1 isoform X1 yields MDDSEVESTASILASVKEQEAQFEKLTRALEEERRHVSAQLERVRVSPQDANSLMANGTLTRRHQNGRFVGDADLERQKFSDLKLNGPQDHNHLLYSTIPRMQEPGQIVETYTEEDPEGAMSVVSVETSDDGTTRRTETTVKKVVKTMTTRTVQPVPMGPDGLPVDASAVSNNYIQTLGRDFRKNGNGGPGPYVGQAGTATLPRNFHYPPDGYGRHYEDGYPGGSDNYGSLSRVTRIEERYRPSMEGYRAPSRQDVYGPQPQVRVGGSSVDLHRFHPEPYGLEDDQRSMGYDDLDYGMMSDYGTARRTGTPSDPRRRLRSYEDMIGEEVPPDQYYWAPLAQHERGSLASLDSLRKGMPPPPNWRQPELPEVIAMLGFRLDAVKSNAAAYLQHLCYRNDKVKTDVRKLKGIPILVGLLDHPKKEVHLGACGALKNISFGRDQDNKIAIKNCDGVPALVRLLRKARDMDLTEVITGTLWNLSSHDSIKMEIVDHALHALTDEVIIPHSGWEREPNEDCKPRHIEWESVLTNTAGCLRNVSSERSEARRKLRECDGLVDALIFIVQAEIGQKDSDSKLVENCVCLLRNLSYQVHREIPQAERYQEALPSVANSTGPHAASCFGAKKGKDEWFSRGKKPTEDPANDTVDFPKRTSPARGYELLFQPEVVRIYISLLKESKTPAILEASAGAIQNLCAGRWTYGRYIRSALRQEKALSAIADLLTSEHERVVKAASGALRNLAVDARNKELIGKHAIPNLVKNLPGGQQNSSWNFSEDTVVSILNTINEVIAENLEAAKKLRETQGIEKLVLINKSGNRSEKEVRAAALVLQTIWGYKELRKPLEKEGWKKSDFQVNLNNASRSQSSHSYDDSTLPLIDRNQKSDKKPDREEIPMSNMGSNTKSLDNNYSTLNERGDHNRTLDRSGDLGDMEPLKGAPLMQDEGQESLEEELDVLVLDDEGNQVSYPPMQKI; encoded by the exons AACGGCCGGTTTGTGGGCGATGCTGACCTTGAGAGACAGAAATTTTCAGATTTGAAACTCAACGGACCCCAG GATCACAACCACCTTCTGTATAGCACTATCCCCAGGATGCAGGAGCCAGGTCAGATCGTGGAAACCTACACAGAGGAGGACCCTGAAGGAGCCATGTCTGTTGTTTCTGTGGAGACCTCAGATGATGGGACCACTAGGCGCACAGAGACCACA GTCAAGAAAGTTGTGAAGACGATGACAACGCGGACAGTGCAGCCTGTCCCCATGGGGCCAGATGGGCTGCCTGTGGATGCCTCAGCAGTCTCCAATAACTATATCCAGACCTTGGGCCGTGATTTCCGCAAGAATGGCAATGGGGGCCCTGGTCCCTATGTGGGGCAGGCGGGCACTGCAACTCTTCCTAGGAACTTCCACTATCCTCCAGATGGGTATGGCCGACACTATGAAGATGGTTATCCAGGTGGCAGTGACAACTATGGCAGTCTGTCCCGAGTGACCCGAATTGAGGAGCGGTATAGGCCCAGCATGGAGGGCTACCGGGCACCCAGTAGACAAGATGTCTATGGGCCCCAGCCCCAGGTTCGAGTAGGTGGGAGCAGTGTAGATCTGCATCGTTTTCATCCAGAGCCTTATGGGCTAGAGGATGACCAGCGCAGCATGGGCTATGATGACCTAGATTACGGCATGATGTCTGATTATGGTACTGCCCGTCGGACAGGAACACCCTCGGACCCTCGACGACGCCTCAG GAGCTATGAAGACATGATTGGTGAAGAGGTGCCACCTGATCAGTACTATTGGGCTCCTTTAGCTCAGCACGAGCGGGGAAGTTTAGCAAGCTTGGATAGTCTGCGCAAGGGAATGCCCCCGCCTCCAAACTGGAGACAGCCTGAGCTGCCAGAGGTGATTGCCATGCTAGGCTTCCGCTTGGATGCTGTTAAGTCCAATGCAGCTGCATACCTGCAGCACTTATGCTACCGCAATGACAAGGTGAAGACTGATGTGCGGAAGCTCAAGGGCATCCCGATATTGGTAGGATTGTTAGACCATCCCAAAAAGGAAGTGCACCTCGGAGCCTGTGGAGCTCTCAAGAATATCTCTTTTGGACGTGACCAAGATAACAAGATTGCCATAAAAAACTGTGATGGTGTTCCTGCCCTGGTCAGATTGCTCCGAAAGGCTCGTGATATGGACCTGACTGAAGTGATTACTG GAACCCTGTGGAATCTCTCATCCCATGATTCAATCAAAATGGAGATTGTGGACCATGCGCTACACGCCTTGACAGATGAAGTTATCATTCCGCATTCTGGTTGGGAGAGAGAACCTAATGAAGACTGTAAGCCACGGCATATTGAATGGGAGTCagtgctcaccaacacagctggCTGCCTTAG AAATGTAAGCTCGGAGAGGAGTGAAGCCCGGCGGAAACTTCGGGAGTGTGATGGCCTAGTTGATGCCCTCATTTTCATTGTTCAGGCAGAAATTGGGCAGAAGGATTCAGACAGTAAA CTTGTGGAGAATTGTGTTTGCCTCCTTCGGAACTTATCATATCAAGTTCATCGTGAAATCCCACAGGCAGAGCGTTACCAGGAGGCACTTCCTAGTGTGGCTAACAGTACTGGGCCACATGCTGCCAGTTGCTTTGGGGCCAAGAAGGGCAAAG ATGAGTGGTTCTCTAGAG GGAAAAAGCCTACCGAGGATCCAGCAAATGATACAGTGGATTTCCCTAAAAGAACTAGTCCTGCTCGGG GCTATGAACTCTTATTTCAGCCAGAAGTGGTGCGAATATACATTTCACTCCTTAAGGAGAGCAAGACACCTGCCATCCTAGAAGCCTCGGCTGGAGCTATCCAGAACTTGTGTGCTGGGCGCTGGACA TATGGCAGATACATCCGCTCTGCTCTTCGTCAAGAGAAGGCTCTCTCTGCCATAGCTGACCTCCTGACCAGTGAACACGAGCGAGTAGTGAAAGCTGCCTCTGGGGCACTGAGAAATCTGGCTGTGGATGCTCGGAACAAAGAGTTAATTG GCAAACATGCTATTCCTAACTTGGTAAAGAATCTGCCAGGAGGTCAACAGAACTCCTCCTGGAATTTCTCTGAAGACACCGTGGTCTCTATATTGAACACCATCAACGAAGTTATTGCTGAGAACTTGGAAGCCGCCAAAAAGCTTCGAGAGACCCAGGGTATTGAGAAGCTGGTGTTGATCAACAAATCAGG GAATCGCTCAGAAAAAGAAGTCCGGGCAGCAGCTCTTGTCCTGCAGACAATCTGGGGCTATAAGGAGCTTCGGAAGCCACTGGAAAAAGAGGGGTGGAAGAAATCAGACTTCCAG GTGAATCTAAACAATGCATCTAGAAGCCAGAGCAGCCATTCATATGATGATAGCACTCTCCCCCTCATTGACCGGAACCAAAAATCAG ATAAGAAACCTGACCGGGAAGAAATTCCAATGAGCAATATGGGGTCAAACACAAAATCATTAG ATAACAACTATTCCACACTGAATGAGAGAGGAGACCACAACAGAACACTGGACCGATCTGGGGATTTGGGTGATATGGAGCCATTGAAGGGAGCACCCTTGATG CAGGACGAGGGGCAGGAATCTTTGGAGGAAGAGTTGGATGTGTTGGTTTTGGATGATGAGGGGAACCAAGTGTCTTACCCCCCCATG caGAAGATTTAG
- the Ctnnd1 gene encoding catenin delta-1 isoform X14, with the protein MQEPGQIVETYTEEDPEGAMSVVSVETSDDGTTRRTETTVKKVVKTMTTRTVQPVPMGPDGLPVDASAVSNNYIQTLGRDFRKNGNGGPGPYVGQAGTATLPRNFHYPPDGYGRHYEDGYPGGSDNYGSLSRVTRIEERYRPSMEGYRAPSRQDVYGPQPQVRVGGSSVDLHRFHPEPYGLEDDQRSMGYDDLDYGMMSDYGTARRTGTPSDPRRRLRSYEDMIGEEVPPDQYYWAPLAQHERGSLASLDSLRKGMPPPPNWRQPELPEVIAMLGFRLDAVKSNAAAYLQHLCYRNDKVKTDVRKLKGIPILVGLLDHPKKEVHLGACGALKNISFGRDQDNKIAIKNCDGVPALVRLLRKARDMDLTEVITGTLWNLSSHDSIKMEIVDHALHALTDEVIIPHSGWEREPNEDCKPRHIEWESVLTNTAGCLRNVSSERSEARRKLRECDGLVDALIFIVQAEIGQKDSDSKLVENCVCLLRNLSYQVHREIPQAERYQEALPSVANSTGPHAASCFGAKKGKDEWFSRGKKPTEDPANDTVDFPKRTSPARGYELLFQPEVVRIYISLLKESKTPAILEASAGAIQNLCAGRWTYGRYIRSALRQEKALSAIADLLTSEHERVVKAASGALRNLAVDARNKELIGKHAIPNLVKNLPGGQQNSSWNFSEDTVVSILNTINEVIAENLEAAKKLRETQGIEKLVLINKSGNRSEKEVRAAALVLQTIWGYKELRKPLEKEGWKKSDFQVNLNNASRSQSSHSYDDSTLPLIDRNQKSDKKPDREEIPMSNMGSNTKSLDNNYSTLNERGDHNRTLDRSGDLGDMEPLKGAPLMQDEGQESLEEELDVLVLDDEGNQVSYPPMQKI; encoded by the exons ATGCAGGAGCCAGGTCAGATCGTGGAAACCTACACAGAGGAGGACCCTGAAGGAGCCATGTCTGTTGTTTCTGTGGAGACCTCAGATGATGGGACCACTAGGCGCACAGAGACCACA GTCAAGAAAGTTGTGAAGACGATGACAACGCGGACAGTGCAGCCTGTCCCCATGGGGCCAGATGGGCTGCCTGTGGATGCCTCAGCAGTCTCCAATAACTATATCCAGACCTTGGGCCGTGATTTCCGCAAGAATGGCAATGGGGGCCCTGGTCCCTATGTGGGGCAGGCGGGCACTGCAACTCTTCCTAGGAACTTCCACTATCCTCCAGATGGGTATGGCCGACACTATGAAGATGGTTATCCAGGTGGCAGTGACAACTATGGCAGTCTGTCCCGAGTGACCCGAATTGAGGAGCGGTATAGGCCCAGCATGGAGGGCTACCGGGCACCCAGTAGACAAGATGTCTATGGGCCCCAGCCCCAGGTTCGAGTAGGTGGGAGCAGTGTAGATCTGCATCGTTTTCATCCAGAGCCTTATGGGCTAGAGGATGACCAGCGCAGCATGGGCTATGATGACCTAGATTACGGCATGATGTCTGATTATGGTACTGCCCGTCGGACAGGAACACCCTCGGACCCTCGACGACGCCTCAG GAGCTATGAAGACATGATTGGTGAAGAGGTGCCACCTGATCAGTACTATTGGGCTCCTTTAGCTCAGCACGAGCGGGGAAGTTTAGCAAGCTTGGATAGTCTGCGCAAGGGAATGCCCCCGCCTCCAAACTGGAGACAGCCTGAGCTGCCAGAGGTGATTGCCATGCTAGGCTTCCGCTTGGATGCTGTTAAGTCCAATGCAGCTGCATACCTGCAGCACTTATGCTACCGCAATGACAAGGTGAAGACTGATGTGCGGAAGCTCAAGGGCATCCCGATATTGGTAGGATTGTTAGACCATCCCAAAAAGGAAGTGCACCTCGGAGCCTGTGGAGCTCTCAAGAATATCTCTTTTGGACGTGACCAAGATAACAAGATTGCCATAAAAAACTGTGATGGTGTTCCTGCCCTGGTCAGATTGCTCCGAAAGGCTCGTGATATGGACCTGACTGAAGTGATTACTG GAACCCTGTGGAATCTCTCATCCCATGATTCAATCAAAATGGAGATTGTGGACCATGCGCTACACGCCTTGACAGATGAAGTTATCATTCCGCATTCTGGTTGGGAGAGAGAACCTAATGAAGACTGTAAGCCACGGCATATTGAATGGGAGTCagtgctcaccaacacagctggCTGCCTTAG AAATGTAAGCTCGGAGAGGAGTGAAGCCCGGCGGAAACTTCGGGAGTGTGATGGCCTAGTTGATGCCCTCATTTTCATTGTTCAGGCAGAAATTGGGCAGAAGGATTCAGACAGTAAA CTTGTGGAGAATTGTGTTTGCCTCCTTCGGAACTTATCATATCAAGTTCATCGTGAAATCCCACAGGCAGAGCGTTACCAGGAGGCACTTCCTAGTGTGGCTAACAGTACTGGGCCACATGCTGCCAGTTGCTTTGGGGCCAAGAAGGGCAAAG ATGAGTGGTTCTCTAGAG GGAAAAAGCCTACCGAGGATCCAGCAAATGATACAGTGGATTTCCCTAAAAGAACTAGTCCTGCTCGGG GCTATGAACTCTTATTTCAGCCAGAAGTGGTGCGAATATACATTTCACTCCTTAAGGAGAGCAAGACACCTGCCATCCTAGAAGCCTCGGCTGGAGCTATCCAGAACTTGTGTGCTGGGCGCTGGACA TATGGCAGATACATCCGCTCTGCTCTTCGTCAAGAGAAGGCTCTCTCTGCCATAGCTGACCTCCTGACCAGTGAACACGAGCGAGTAGTGAAAGCTGCCTCTGGGGCACTGAGAAATCTGGCTGTGGATGCTCGGAACAAAGAGTTAATTG GCAAACATGCTATTCCTAACTTGGTAAAGAATCTGCCAGGAGGTCAACAGAACTCCTCCTGGAATTTCTCTGAAGACACCGTGGTCTCTATATTGAACACCATCAACGAAGTTATTGCTGAGAACTTGGAAGCCGCCAAAAAGCTTCGAGAGACCCAGGGTATTGAGAAGCTGGTGTTGATCAACAAATCAGG GAATCGCTCAGAAAAAGAAGTCCGGGCAGCAGCTCTTGTCCTGCAGACAATCTGGGGCTATAAGGAGCTTCGGAAGCCACTGGAAAAAGAGGGGTGGAAGAAATCAGACTTCCAG GTGAATCTAAACAATGCATCTAGAAGCCAGAGCAGCCATTCATATGATGATAGCACTCTCCCCCTCATTGACCGGAACCAAAAATCAG ATAAGAAACCTGACCGGGAAGAAATTCCAATGAGCAATATGGGGTCAAACACAAAATCATTAG ATAACAACTATTCCACACTGAATGAGAGAGGAGACCACAACAGAACACTGGACCGATCTGGGGATTTGGGTGATATGGAGCCATTGAAGGGAGCACCCTTGATG CAGGACGAGGGGCAGGAATCTTTGGAGGAAGAGTTGGATGTGTTGGTTTTGGATGATGAGGGGAACCAAGTGTCTTACCCCCCCATG caGAAGATTTAG
- the Ctnnd1 gene encoding catenin delta-1 isoform X9 has translation MDDSEVESTASILASVKEQEAQFEKLTRALEEERRHVSAQLERVRVSPQDANSLMANGTLTRRHQNGRFVGDADLERQKFSDLKLNGPQDHNHLLYSTIPRMQEPGQIVETYTEEDPEGAMSVVSVETSDDGTTRRTETTVKKVVKTMTTRTVQPVPMGPDGLPVDASAVSNNYIQTLGRDFRKNGNGGPGPYVGQAGTATLPRNFHYPPDGYGRHYEDGYPGGSDNYGSLSRVTRIEERYRPSMEGYRAPSRQDVYGPQPQVRVGGSSVDLHRFHPEPYGLEDDQRSMGYDDLDYGMMSDYGTARRTGTPSDPRRRLRSYEDMIGEEVPPDQYYWAPLAQHERGSLASLDSLRKGMPPPPNWRQPELPEVIAMLGFRLDAVKSNAAAYLQHLCYRNDKVKTDVRKLKGIPILVGLLDHPKKEVHLGACGALKNISFGRDQDNKIAIKNCDGVPALVRLLRKARDMDLTEVITGTLWNLSSHDSIKMEIVDHALHALTDEVIIPHSGWEREPNEDCKPRHIEWESVLTNTAGCLRNVSSERSEARRKLRECDGLVDALIFIVQAEIGQKDSDSKLVENCVCLLRNLSYQVHREIPQAERYQEALPSVANSTGPHAASCFGAKKGKGKKPTEDPANDTVDFPKRTSPARGYELLFQPEVVRIYISLLKESKTPAILEASAGAIQNLCAGRWTYGRYIRSALRQEKALSAIADLLTSEHERVVKAASGALRNLAVDARNKELIGKHAIPNLVKNLPGGQQNSSWNFSEDTVVSILNTINEVIAENLEAAKKLRETQGIEKLVLINKSGNRSEKEVRAAALVLQTIWGYKELRKPLEKEGWKKSDFQVNLNNASRSQSSHSYDDSTLPLIDRNQKSDKKPDREEIPMSNMGSNTKSLDNNYSTLNERGDHNRTLDRSGDLGDMEPLKGAPLMQKI, from the exons AACGGCCGGTTTGTGGGCGATGCTGACCTTGAGAGACAGAAATTTTCAGATTTGAAACTCAACGGACCCCAG GATCACAACCACCTTCTGTATAGCACTATCCCCAGGATGCAGGAGCCAGGTCAGATCGTGGAAACCTACACAGAGGAGGACCCTGAAGGAGCCATGTCTGTTGTTTCTGTGGAGACCTCAGATGATGGGACCACTAGGCGCACAGAGACCACA GTCAAGAAAGTTGTGAAGACGATGACAACGCGGACAGTGCAGCCTGTCCCCATGGGGCCAGATGGGCTGCCTGTGGATGCCTCAGCAGTCTCCAATAACTATATCCAGACCTTGGGCCGTGATTTCCGCAAGAATGGCAATGGGGGCCCTGGTCCCTATGTGGGGCAGGCGGGCACTGCAACTCTTCCTAGGAACTTCCACTATCCTCCAGATGGGTATGGCCGACACTATGAAGATGGTTATCCAGGTGGCAGTGACAACTATGGCAGTCTGTCCCGAGTGACCCGAATTGAGGAGCGGTATAGGCCCAGCATGGAGGGCTACCGGGCACCCAGTAGACAAGATGTCTATGGGCCCCAGCCCCAGGTTCGAGTAGGTGGGAGCAGTGTAGATCTGCATCGTTTTCATCCAGAGCCTTATGGGCTAGAGGATGACCAGCGCAGCATGGGCTATGATGACCTAGATTACGGCATGATGTCTGATTATGGTACTGCCCGTCGGACAGGAACACCCTCGGACCCTCGACGACGCCTCAG GAGCTATGAAGACATGATTGGTGAAGAGGTGCCACCTGATCAGTACTATTGGGCTCCTTTAGCTCAGCACGAGCGGGGAAGTTTAGCAAGCTTGGATAGTCTGCGCAAGGGAATGCCCCCGCCTCCAAACTGGAGACAGCCTGAGCTGCCAGAGGTGATTGCCATGCTAGGCTTCCGCTTGGATGCTGTTAAGTCCAATGCAGCTGCATACCTGCAGCACTTATGCTACCGCAATGACAAGGTGAAGACTGATGTGCGGAAGCTCAAGGGCATCCCGATATTGGTAGGATTGTTAGACCATCCCAAAAAGGAAGTGCACCTCGGAGCCTGTGGAGCTCTCAAGAATATCTCTTTTGGACGTGACCAAGATAACAAGATTGCCATAAAAAACTGTGATGGTGTTCCTGCCCTGGTCAGATTGCTCCGAAAGGCTCGTGATATGGACCTGACTGAAGTGATTACTG GAACCCTGTGGAATCTCTCATCCCATGATTCAATCAAAATGGAGATTGTGGACCATGCGCTACACGCCTTGACAGATGAAGTTATCATTCCGCATTCTGGTTGGGAGAGAGAACCTAATGAAGACTGTAAGCCACGGCATATTGAATGGGAGTCagtgctcaccaacacagctggCTGCCTTAG AAATGTAAGCTCGGAGAGGAGTGAAGCCCGGCGGAAACTTCGGGAGTGTGATGGCCTAGTTGATGCCCTCATTTTCATTGTTCAGGCAGAAATTGGGCAGAAGGATTCAGACAGTAAA CTTGTGGAGAATTGTGTTTGCCTCCTTCGGAACTTATCATATCAAGTTCATCGTGAAATCCCACAGGCAGAGCGTTACCAGGAGGCACTTCCTAGTGTGGCTAACAGTACTGGGCCACATGCTGCCAGTTGCTTTGGGGCCAAGAAGGGCAAAG GGAAAAAGCCTACCGAGGATCCAGCAAATGATACAGTGGATTTCCCTAAAAGAACTAGTCCTGCTCGGG GCTATGAACTCTTATTTCAGCCAGAAGTGGTGCGAATATACATTTCACTCCTTAAGGAGAGCAAGACACCTGCCATCCTAGAAGCCTCGGCTGGAGCTATCCAGAACTTGTGTGCTGGGCGCTGGACA TATGGCAGATACATCCGCTCTGCTCTTCGTCAAGAGAAGGCTCTCTCTGCCATAGCTGACCTCCTGACCAGTGAACACGAGCGAGTAGTGAAAGCTGCCTCTGGGGCACTGAGAAATCTGGCTGTGGATGCTCGGAACAAAGAGTTAATTG GCAAACATGCTATTCCTAACTTGGTAAAGAATCTGCCAGGAGGTCAACAGAACTCCTCCTGGAATTTCTCTGAAGACACCGTGGTCTCTATATTGAACACCATCAACGAAGTTATTGCTGAGAACTTGGAAGCCGCCAAAAAGCTTCGAGAGACCCAGGGTATTGAGAAGCTGGTGTTGATCAACAAATCAGG GAATCGCTCAGAAAAAGAAGTCCGGGCAGCAGCTCTTGTCCTGCAGACAATCTGGGGCTATAAGGAGCTTCGGAAGCCACTGGAAAAAGAGGGGTGGAAGAAATCAGACTTCCAG GTGAATCTAAACAATGCATCTAGAAGCCAGAGCAGCCATTCATATGATGATAGCACTCTCCCCCTCATTGACCGGAACCAAAAATCAG ATAAGAAACCTGACCGGGAAGAAATTCCAATGAGCAATATGGGGTCAAACACAAAATCATTAG ATAACAACTATTCCACACTGAATGAGAGAGGAGACCACAACAGAACACTGGACCGATCTGGGGATTTGGGTGATATGGAGCCATTGAAGGGAGCACCCTTGATG caGAAGATTTAG
- the Ctnnd1 gene encoding catenin delta-1 isoform X10, which translates to MDDSEVESTASILASVKEQEAQFEKLTRALEEERRHVSAQLERVRVSPQDANSLMANGTLTRRHQNGRFVGDADLERQKFSDLKLNGPQDHNHLLYSTIPRMQEPGQIVETYTEEDPEGAMSVVSVETSDDGTTRRTETTVKKVVKTMTTRTVQPVPMGPDGLPVDASAVSNNYIQTLGRDFRKNGNGGPGPYVGQAGTATLPRNFHYPPDGYGRHYEDGYPGGSDNYGSLSRVTRIEERYRPSMEGYRAPSRQDVYGPQPQVRVGGSSVDLHRFHPEPYGLEDDQRSMGYDDLDYGMMSDYGTARRTGTPSDPRRRLRSYEDMIGEEVPPDQYYWAPLAQHERGSLASLDSLRKGMPPPPNWRQPELPEVIAMLGFRLDAVKSNAAAYLQHLCYRNDKVKTDVRKLKGIPILVGLLDHPKKEVHLGACGALKNISFGRDQDNKIAIKNCDGVPALVRLLRKARDMDLTEVITGTLWNLSSHDSIKMEIVDHALHALTDEVIIPHSGWEREPNEDCKPRHIEWESVLTNTAGCLRNVSSERSEARRKLRECDGLVDALIFIVQAEIGQKDSDSKLVENCVCLLRNLSYQVHREIPQAERYQEALPSVANSTGPHAASCFGAKKGKGKKPTEDPANDTVDFPKRTSPARGYELLFQPEVVRIYISLLKESKTPAILEASAGAIQNLCAGRWTYGRYIRSALRQEKALSAIADLLTSEHERVVKAASGALRNLAVDARNKELIGKHAIPNLVKNLPGGQQNSSWNFSEDTVVSILNTINEVIAENLEAAKKLRETQGIEKLVLINKSGNRSEKEVRAAALVLQTIWGYKELRKPLEKEGWKKSDFQVNLNNASRSQSSHSYDDSTLPLIDRNQKSDKKPDREEIPMSNMGSNTKSLDNNYSTLNERGDHNRTLDRSGDLGDMEPLKGAPLMKI; encoded by the exons AACGGCCGGTTTGTGGGCGATGCTGACCTTGAGAGACAGAAATTTTCAGATTTGAAACTCAACGGACCCCAG GATCACAACCACCTTCTGTATAGCACTATCCCCAGGATGCAGGAGCCAGGTCAGATCGTGGAAACCTACACAGAGGAGGACCCTGAAGGAGCCATGTCTGTTGTTTCTGTGGAGACCTCAGATGATGGGACCACTAGGCGCACAGAGACCACA GTCAAGAAAGTTGTGAAGACGATGACAACGCGGACAGTGCAGCCTGTCCCCATGGGGCCAGATGGGCTGCCTGTGGATGCCTCAGCAGTCTCCAATAACTATATCCAGACCTTGGGCCGTGATTTCCGCAAGAATGGCAATGGGGGCCCTGGTCCCTATGTGGGGCAGGCGGGCACTGCAACTCTTCCTAGGAACTTCCACTATCCTCCAGATGGGTATGGCCGACACTATGAAGATGGTTATCCAGGTGGCAGTGACAACTATGGCAGTCTGTCCCGAGTGACCCGAATTGAGGAGCGGTATAGGCCCAGCATGGAGGGCTACCGGGCACCCAGTAGACAAGATGTCTATGGGCCCCAGCCCCAGGTTCGAGTAGGTGGGAGCAGTGTAGATCTGCATCGTTTTCATCCAGAGCCTTATGGGCTAGAGGATGACCAGCGCAGCATGGGCTATGATGACCTAGATTACGGCATGATGTCTGATTATGGTACTGCCCGTCGGACAGGAACACCCTCGGACCCTCGACGACGCCTCAG GAGCTATGAAGACATGATTGGTGAAGAGGTGCCACCTGATCAGTACTATTGGGCTCCTTTAGCTCAGCACGAGCGGGGAAGTTTAGCAAGCTTGGATAGTCTGCGCAAGGGAATGCCCCCGCCTCCAAACTGGAGACAGCCTGAGCTGCCAGAGGTGATTGCCATGCTAGGCTTCCGCTTGGATGCTGTTAAGTCCAATGCAGCTGCATACCTGCAGCACTTATGCTACCGCAATGACAAGGTGAAGACTGATGTGCGGAAGCTCAAGGGCATCCCGATATTGGTAGGATTGTTAGACCATCCCAAAAAGGAAGTGCACCTCGGAGCCTGTGGAGCTCTCAAGAATATCTCTTTTGGACGTGACCAAGATAACAAGATTGCCATAAAAAACTGTGATGGTGTTCCTGCCCTGGTCAGATTGCTCCGAAAGGCTCGTGATATGGACCTGACTGAAGTGATTACTG GAACCCTGTGGAATCTCTCATCCCATGATTCAATCAAAATGGAGATTGTGGACCATGCGCTACACGCCTTGACAGATGAAGTTATCATTCCGCATTCTGGTTGGGAGAGAGAACCTAATGAAGACTGTAAGCCACGGCATATTGAATGGGAGTCagtgctcaccaacacagctggCTGCCTTAG AAATGTAAGCTCGGAGAGGAGTGAAGCCCGGCGGAAACTTCGGGAGTGTGATGGCCTAGTTGATGCCCTCATTTTCATTGTTCAGGCAGAAATTGGGCAGAAGGATTCAGACAGTAAA CTTGTGGAGAATTGTGTTTGCCTCCTTCGGAACTTATCATATCAAGTTCATCGTGAAATCCCACAGGCAGAGCGTTACCAGGAGGCACTTCCTAGTGTGGCTAACAGTACTGGGCCACATGCTGCCAGTTGCTTTGGGGCCAAGAAGGGCAAAG GGAAAAAGCCTACCGAGGATCCAGCAAATGATACAGTGGATTTCCCTAAAAGAACTAGTCCTGCTCGGG GCTATGAACTCTTATTTCAGCCAGAAGTGGTGCGAATATACATTTCACTCCTTAAGGAGAGCAAGACACCTGCCATCCTAGAAGCCTCGGCTGGAGCTATCCAGAACTTGTGTGCTGGGCGCTGGACA TATGGCAGATACATCCGCTCTGCTCTTCGTCAAGAGAAGGCTCTCTCTGCCATAGCTGACCTCCTGACCAGTGAACACGAGCGAGTAGTGAAAGCTGCCTCTGGGGCACTGAGAAATCTGGCTGTGGATGCTCGGAACAAAGAGTTAATTG GCAAACATGCTATTCCTAACTTGGTAAAGAATCTGCCAGGAGGTCAACAGAACTCCTCCTGGAATTTCTCTGAAGACACCGTGGTCTCTATATTGAACACCATCAACGAAGTTATTGCTGAGAACTTGGAAGCCGCCAAAAAGCTTCGAGAGACCCAGGGTATTGAGAAGCTGGTGTTGATCAACAAATCAGG GAATCGCTCAGAAAAAGAAGTCCGGGCAGCAGCTCTTGTCCTGCAGACAATCTGGGGCTATAAGGAGCTTCGGAAGCCACTGGAAAAAGAGGGGTGGAAGAAATCAGACTTCCAG GTGAATCTAAACAATGCATCTAGAAGCCAGAGCAGCCATTCATATGATGATAGCACTCTCCCCCTCATTGACCGGAACCAAAAATCAG ATAAGAAACCTGACCGGGAAGAAATTCCAATGAGCAATATGGGGTCAAACACAAAATCATTAG ATAACAACTATTCCACACTGAATGAGAGAGGAGACCACAACAGAACACTGGACCGATCTGGGGATTTGGGTGATATGGAGCCATTGAAGGGAGCACCCTTGATG AAGATTTAG